In the Halococcus salifodinae DSM 8989 genome, CGAGAGATGTCGACGTCGACACACCGCATACCCGGTTCGACGAGACGGTCGTCCCGTTCCGCGATCACGACGGCCAGCCGTTGGAACTCGTGACCGGCACGAGCGACATCGAACCGTGGGACGACGGGCCGGTACCCGTAGACAACGCTATCCGCGGGTTCCATAGTGTGACGCTGGATTCCCGCAACCCCGAGCAGACGAAAGCGGTGCTTGAGACGTTGGGATACGAGTCAACTGCACAGGACGGGGACCGGACGCGATATCGGGCATCCGGCAACGGCAATCGCGATTCGTTCATCGACGTTCTCGCTCGGCAGGATGCTCCGCGAAGCCAGCAGGGTGTCGGCACCGTTCACCACGTTGCGTTCCGAACGCCCGATACGCAGACCCAAGAGGAGTGGCGCGAGCAGCTTTCGGAAATCGGACTTCAGGTAACGCCGCAGAAGGATCGGCAATATTTCAAATCGATTTACTTCCGAGAGCCCGGCGGTATCCTGTTCGAGATTGCGACCGACGGGCCGGGCTTTACCCGTGATGAGTCCGTCTCGGAGCTAGGAGCGGAACTGAAGTTGCCGCCATGGTTGGAGTACGATAGGGCGATGCTTGAAGAACGTCTTCCGGAGATCGAACCCGCCAGCATACTGAAGATGAACTGACATGACTGGACCGCACCAAGACCAACCTCTCGTGACGGCCGGCGCACCTCTCGATGTCGCCGAGGTCGCACTCGTCCTTGTTCACGGACGGGGAGCGACCGCGCAGAGCATCGTCCAGATGGCCGACGAGTTCCACCAGGACGGAGTCGCGTATCTTGCTCCACAGGCCGCCCGTAACACGTGGTACCCGAACCCATTTACCGCTCCTGTCGAGTCGAACGAGCCAGGACGGACGTCTGGCTTACAGGCCATCGACGACACCGTGAGTACGGCCACCGAGGCGGGAATCCCACTGGACCGCGTCATGGTGCTCGGGTTCTCTCAGGGAGCGTGTCTCGCCAGCGAGTTCGTCGCGCGCAATCCCACGCGTTACGGTGGACTCGCGGTGTTGAGCGGCGGGCTCATCGGTAACATCGTCGATCAGGACGACTACGACGGTGACCTCGAAGGAAGGCCGGTGTTTCTCGGCTGCAGCGATGTCGACCCGCACATCCCCGAAGACCGGGTACACGAGTCGGCGGCCATCTTTGAGCAACTCAACGGCGACGTGACCAAGCGCCTCTACGAGGGGATGGGTCACGGCATCAACCAAGACGAGATCGACCAGGTCTCCACGATGGTTGCGGGGCTCGTCGAATAGGAAGATCACCGATCAGATGACGGCGAACGAGGCACGGACGCGCCTCACTGCCCTGAAAACGGTCGTCGCCGCGCATGAACGTGGGTATTACGAAACACCTCGCAAAATCACCGCCAGCGAACTCGCCGAAGAACTCGACCGAACGAAGAGACACTCTCTGAATATCTTCGCCGTGGTTCTTCGCTTAGCAGACGGATGGAGAGCAGACAAAGTCGGGCGACGAGTTACGTTTCGACTCGGAACCGAACCTCGATTTCATCCGGGCCGATGACTGAGATCCCATCGGTCGTCTCAGTCACGGCGAATTGACTGCCCGCTACTCGGTCTCGAATGGTCTCAAGCGCCTCGGTCTCTGGCAGGACCACTTCGAACCAGGACAGTCCTCTGCCACTGACTGGGCCCGTACGATGGTGCCACGTGTTTGCACCGATATGGTGGTGGTACCCTCCAGCAGACACGAACGACGCGTTCGGCACGGTCGTTTGGACGTCAAATCCGAGGGTATCGACGTAGAAGTCTCCGAACATCTCAAGCGAGGTGACCTCGAGATGCACATGCCCGACATCCGTTCCGACTGGAACTCCTGGCTTGCCTGTGGCAGCCGCTTCCACTGGTTCGAGGTCGATGGAGTAGGTCCCAATCTGAACTCTCCCGTCGTCGGCGATGGGCCACTCTTGACGGGGAAAGTCTCGGTAGATTTCGACACCGTTTCCCTCCGGGTCAGTGAGGTACAACGCCTCACTGACGCCGTGGTCGGACGCACCACCGAGATGCCAACGGTCCCGTATGCGCGTCAACGCGTCACCTAACGCGCCACGCGAAGGTACTCTGAACGCGTTGTGATAGAGTCCCGCTCCTGACTGATCTCGTGCGAGTGCGTTCTCATCTTCCTCCAGGACGAGGAGTGGTGTCTGCTCGACGCCGAGGATTGCTGTCGTCTCGGAGTGACTGAGAACGTTCAGACCAACGACCTCTCGGTAAAACTCAGCCATGTCACCGAGGTCCGACACCCGGAGTGCCGTTCGGCCTATCCGGGTCTTGGACGGAAGCACGTGCGAATCGGGGTCGGATTGCATTCTCGTTCTATCTCCAGTGCTGGACGCTCGTTCTGTCTGCTCCATCAAACCTCTTTCTCCGGCTGTCCGCCGGTCGTTTGGATGACCTGCCCCCTAACGCCCTCGTTCGCCAGCAGGTGGAGGACGATATCCGTGATCGCTTCGGGCGCGGTCCACTCGGAGAAGTCGGCGTCGGGCATCGCTTCCCGATTGCCTGGCACGTCGATAAGGAACGGGGCGACCGCGTTGACCCGCGCGTCGAGTTCGACATCGAGCGATTCAGCCAACGTTCGAACCGCACCCTTCCCAACATCGTACGCGAGCGTTCCTCCAACTGGATCGAGAGCGCGGTCGGAGCTGAACAGGACGACGCCGCTTTGCGAGTCGAGATGATCCGCGAAGGCCTTGGCGGTCAGGAACGCCGTCGTTGCGTGACGACTGAGCGCGGCTTCGAACGTGTCTCCATCGGTATCGCTGATGCCGCCCATCGAAAATCCGCCGGCGAGACCGACGATGTGATCCACCGACCCATATTCCTCGTGGACAGTCTCGGCGAAGGCTTCGACCGCTGGCTGATCCGTGAGATCGACCTGGTGATACGAGACTGCACCGGACTGGTCGCCATGTTCTTCGGCCTCGGTTCGGTCGGTTTCGGTGACGTAGGTACCGATGACGGTGGCCCCCTGGTTAACGAGTGCATCCGTGACGTATGGACCCATGTTGCCAGTGGCACCGGTGACGAGCACCGTCGCGTTTTGCAGTTCCATTACAGTACCTAGTTTGGTTCCAAACCCATATATAGATCAGGCAACAACAATGTGACCAGGTTATGGCGACCCAACCACCTTCGGCTGACACTGAGAAAGAGTCCGATGTCGAACAGCAGAATGCGGATGTCTGTACCGTCGTTGGAGCAGTCGAGGAAGTGGGCTCGAAATGGAAACTCGTCATCCTGAATGACCTCCGGGATGGCGAAAAGCGGTTTAACGAACTCAAGCGGTCAACCGGGGCGAGTTCGTACACGCTTTCGCGCGTCCTCGATGGATTAGAGGAGAACGGGTTTATTGACAACCGCAAGGAGTTGGAATCGCCAGTCGCAAGCTACTACATATTGAC is a window encoding:
- a CDS encoding alpha/beta hydrolase, giving the protein MTGPHQDQPLVTAGAPLDVAEVALVLVHGRGATAQSIVQMADEFHQDGVAYLAPQAARNTWYPNPFTAPVESNEPGRTSGLQAIDDTVSTATEAGIPLDRVMVLGFSQGACLASEFVARNPTRYGGLAVLSGGLIGNIVDQDDYDGDLEGRPVFLGCSDVDPHIPEDRVHESAAIFEQLNGDVTKRLYEGMGHGINQDEIDQVSTMVAGLVE
- a CDS encoding SDR family NAD(P)-dependent oxidoreductase translates to MELQNATVLVTGATGNMGPYVTDALVNQGATVIGTYVTETDRTEAEEHGDQSGAVSYHQVDLTDQPAVEAFAETVHEEYGSVDHIVGLAGGFSMGGISDTDGDTFEAALSRHATTAFLTAKAFADHLDSQSGVVLFSSDRALDPVGGTLAYDVGKGAVRTLAESLDVELDARVNAVAPFLIDVPGNREAMPDADFSEWTAPEAITDIVLHLLANEGVRGQVIQTTGGQPEKEV
- a CDS encoding VOC family protein, with amino-acid sequence MQSDPDSHVLPSKTRIGRTALRVSDLGDMAEFYREVVGLNVLSHSETTAILGVEQTPLLVLEEDENALARDQSGAGLYHNAFRVPSRGALGDALTRIRDRWHLGGASDHGVSEALYLTDPEGNGVEIYRDFPRQEWPIADDGRVQIGTYSIDLEPVEAAATGKPGVPVGTDVGHVHLEVTSLEMFGDFYVDTLGFDVQTTVPNASFVSAGGYHHHIGANTWHHRTGPVSGRGLSWFEVVLPETEALETIRDRVAGSQFAVTETTDGISVIGPDEIEVRFRVET
- a CDS encoding helix-turn-helix domain-containing protein; this encodes MTANEARTRLTALKTVVAAHERGYYETPRKITASELAEELDRTKRHSLNIFAVVLRLADGWRADKVGRRVTFRLGTEPRFHPGR
- a CDS encoding ring-cleaving dioxygenase encodes the protein MITETPGLHHVTSIASDPQRNVDFYTEVLGLRLVKRTVNFDDKYTYHLYYGDEVGNPGTVVTFFPFEGGRQGRVGRGQTSATAFVVPEESVDYWVDRLESRDVDVDTPHTRFDETVVPFRDHDGQPLELVTGTSDIEPWDDGPVPVDNAIRGFHSVTLDSRNPEQTKAVLETLGYESTAQDGDRTRYRASGNGNRDSFIDVLARQDAPRSQQGVGTVHHVAFRTPDTQTQEEWREQLSEIGLQVTPQKDRQYFKSIYFREPGGILFEIATDGPGFTRDESVSELGAELKLPPWLEYDRAMLEERLPEIEPASILKMN
- a CDS encoding winged helix-turn-helix transcriptional regulator; the encoded protein is MATQPPSADTEKESDVEQQNADVCTVVGAVEEVGSKWKLVILNDLRDGEKRFNELKRSTGASSYTLSRVLDGLEENGFIDNRKELESPVASYYILTEKGSALCPVFDALDEWGADWLESTGE